From the Vicinamibacteria bacterium genome, the window GAGGATGCCGGCGTCCTTCGAAAATGGTGGGAGAACAAGCTCCTGCGGGTGTTTCTCGCCTTCATCCTTCCCGGTCTGGGAAGCATGCTGGGCTCCGTGCTCGGAGGAGTCGAGATCTTCGGAAACATCCTCGAGTGAGCCTGAGCCTCGTCGACCTCATCACCTTCGGCGGGTTTCTCGCCGTCGTCGTCGGAGTCTCTGCCTATGCCGGACGCCGGGAGAAGACGACGGAGGATTACTTTCTCGCGGGTCGCAGCCTCGGGTGGTGGCTCATTGGCATGTCGCTGATCGCGTCGAACATCTCGACCGAGCATTTCGTGGGCATGGCAGGCTCCGCGTTCGGTCGCGTCGGGCTCGCGATCGCGAGCTACGAATGGATGGCCGCCGTCACCCTGGTGGTTGTTGCCTGGTGGCTTCTACCGACCTTTCTCCGGGCGGGCATCTACACCATGCCGGAGTTCCTCGAGCATCGTTACGACGCCCGCGCGAGAGCGGTCATGGCGTTCTTCATAATGGTTGCCTACGTGGTGGTTGCGCTCGCCACCGTCCTGTACTCGGGGGCCATCGCCCTCGGCGCCATCTTCGATCTTCCCGCTCTCTTCGCCGAGAGGTTCGGTCTCGAGGCCGCCCCGGCGGAGTCCTGGTCGCTCGTGGCCTCGATCTGGCTGATCGGCGTCGTGGCCGGCGCTTATACGATCTACGGAGGCCTCAAGGCCGTGGTCTGGTCCGATCTGATCCAGGGCTCGGCGCTCGTTCTCGGGGGAGCCTTGGTGCTCGTCCTGGGTTTCCTGGCAATCGGCGACGGGGACTGGAACCGGGGAGTAAAAAGCTTCTTCGCCGCGAACCAGGAGAAGCTCCACACGGTCCTTCCCTGGAACGACCCCGACATGCCCTGGCTCGCCGTTTTCGTCGGCGGATTGTGGATTCCGAACCTCTTCTATTGGGGCTTGAACCAGTTCATTACCCAGAGGACGCTGGGTGCGCGAAGCCTCGCCGAGGGCCAGCGAGGCATCTTTTTCGCGGCGCTCTTGAAGCTCCTGATCCCTTTTATCATCGTCTTTCCCGGGTTGATGGCTCATCAGCTCTATGGACCGGAGATCGAAAGGGCAGATGGCGCCTACCCCTTCCTGGTGAGTCGCATCCTTCCCGCCCACTTGCGGGGCATCATGCTCGCTGCTCTCACCGGAGCGGTGATGAGCTCGTTCAACTCCATGCTCAATTCGGCATCGACCATCTTCACCATGGATCTGTACGCACGACATCGCGGTCGCCGGGCGAGACCTGCCGAGCTCGTTCGGGTCGGTCGATGGGCCACGGCGGTATTCGGGGTGATCGCTTGTCTCTGGGCCCCGATGATTTCGGGCTTCGAAGGCGTTTTCACTTACATTCAGATGGTTTGGGGTTTCATTACTCCGGGAATCGTCGCCGCTTTCCTCTTCGGCCTCGTGGTCAGGAAAGCTCCCCCGAGCGCAGCGATCGGAGCCATGCTTCTCGGTATCCCCGTATACGCCGCGCTGCTCTGGCGCTTGCCGCAGGTGGCGTTCCTGCATCACATGGCGTTCACGTTTCTTTTACAGGTCGGTTTCATGGCTCTCATCAGCTGGAAATGGCCTCTGAGCCTGCCTGTGGTGCTGCCAGAGCCCCGCCGCATCGATACCACCCCCATGGCGGGTGGCCGGCTCTGCGGATGGGCGATCATCTGCGCAACGGCGGCTCTTTATTGGTTTTTCTGGTGACCGAAAAAACGAAGCCGCCAGCGTCGAGAGGCTCCAAAATTCTGCTCACCTGGTGGCCACTTTTCCACAAAAAGGGCTGCTGCAACTCACAGCAAAGAGTTAGTGGCTCGTGCTACTTGCGGGCTCGACGGGGTAATCGACATGTTTTTCCACAGAGTTTTGCACAATCTCTGTGGAAGCCTGTCGCCGCCGCTCGGCCTATCCCTCGCGACGAGGCGAGGCAATGTAGAAGCCGAGGATCGCGCCGACCGAGAGGCTCGCAATGGTGGTGACGGTTCGCAAGAGCTCGCTGGCGACCGCGGGATCGACGGCCATTGCCCCCCGGCCGAGCTCCACGAAGCCGAGGATGACGATATAGACGCCCGCCACGGCAAGGATGAGCTGTCGTGCTGTTCTTTGATACAAGGAGAAGCTCCAGATGTCTTTTTCTCCAGAATAGGGAACCGGAAAGAGGTCTGTCAACGTAAATGGAGACGCGGCGACTAGGTCGAACGGGCCTCGACATCAGCGTTCTCGGCCTCGGGAGCTGGGTTTTCGGAGGCGGCGACTGGTCCTTCGGGTGGGGAGATCAGGACGATCGGGCTTCCATTGCCACGATTCAAAGGGCCGTCGAAAGCGGGATGAACTGGATTGATACCGCTCCCGTGTACGGACTCGGGCATGCCGAGGAAGTCGTGGGCCGCGCTCTTCGGGACTTGCCGGCTTCCCGCCGGCCTC encodes:
- a CDS encoding solute:sodium symporter family transporter, with amino-acid sequence MSLSLVDLITFGGFLAVVVGVSAYAGRREKTTEDYFLAGRSLGWWLIGMSLIASNISTEHFVGMAGSAFGRVGLAIASYEWMAAVTLVVVAWWLLPTFLRAGIYTMPEFLEHRYDARARAVMAFFIMVAYVVVALATVLYSGAIALGAIFDLPALFAERFGLEAAPAESWSLVASIWLIGVVAGAYTIYGGLKAVVWSDLIQGSALVLGGALVLVLGFLAIGDGDWNRGVKSFFAANQEKLHTVLPWNDPDMPWLAVFVGGLWIPNLFYWGLNQFITQRTLGARSLAEGQRGIFFAALLKLLIPFIIVFPGLMAHQLYGPEIERADGAYPFLVSRILPAHLRGIMLAALTGAVMSSFNSMLNSASTIFTMDLYARHRGRRARPAELVRVGRWATAVFGVIACLWAPMISGFEGVFTYIQMVWGFITPGIVAAFLFGLVVRKAPPSAAIGAMLLGIPVYAALLWRLPQVAFLHHMAFTFLLQVGFMALISWKWPLSLPVVLPEPRRIDTTPMAGGRLCGWAIICATAALYWFFW